A genomic window from Gossypium hirsutum isolate 1008001.06 chromosome D10, Gossypium_hirsutum_v2.1, whole genome shotgun sequence includes:
- the LOC107914183 gene encoding nuclear pore complex protein NUP96 isoform X3, with the protein MTRIEESLPSLHSPDYYMEPCLEDMVRMERLEPGYCSCVPDFVVGRSGYGCVKFFGKTDVRGLDLDQIVKFHRHQVIVYEDESNKPMVGQGLNKTAEVTLKLQIENLGLEKQEVDSIVKKLRQSMRSQGAHFIAFDPSNGEWKFLVDHFSRFGLSEDDEEDIIMDDATGAIQDPGVMNGGGNPEIDEDMQLDTNGPLLSHSLPAHLGLDPVKMRELRMLMFPVEEEEDIEDFRGTGSNQKQAFAKEYIKSSLHNSSQRMPNRTSPHVVRKTPVALLEYNSGTFDSSSSGTVLMTQENKGLPLKTTKREGFKLDIKQETPVTGSHSHNIVDAALFMGRSFRVGWGPSGILVHSGAPVGSNDGQRVLSSVINVEKVAIDKVVRDENSKVKKELVDFAFDAPLNLHKALNYEEKEVDVGSFQLKLLKVVSNRLELSGICRSYIDIIERQLEVPGLSSSARLVLMHQVMVWELIKVLFSERENTGQLKSMAADNEEDMMQDIKEGPPEVDLEALPLIRRAEFSCWLQESVCHRVQEEVSSVNDSGYLEHLFFLLTGRQLDAAVELAASKGDVRLACLLSQAGGSTVNRSDVSRQLDIWRINGLDFNFIEKDRIRLYELLAGNIHGALHGIKIDWKRFLGLLMWYHLPSDTALPVVFRTYQHLLDDGKAPFPVPIYIDEGPVEENANLSRVERFDLSYYLMLLHASEESQLCSLKAMFSTFSSTHDPLDYHMIWHQRAILEAVGAFHSNDLQALDMGLVSQLLCQEQCHWAIYVALQMPYRDDYPYLQATLIREILFQYCESWSSQESQRRFIEDLGIPLQWLHEAMAVYYNYHGDLPRALEHFLECENWQKAHSIFMTSVAHALFLSAKDSEVWRIATSMENHKSEIENWDLGAGIYISFYVLRSSFQEDNNTMAELGSLNSKNAACRDFLGCLNESSAVWGGRLHVDARVAYSKMADEICNLLLSDTSGSRTHDEQLSCYDTVFSAPIPEDLHSSHLQDAVAVFTFQLSEVLS; encoded by the exons ATGACAAGGATAGAGGAATCTTTACCCAGTTTACATTCCCCTGATTATTATATGGAGCCTTGCTTGGAAGATATGGTAAGAATGGAACGCTTGGAACCTGGTTATTGCAGCTGTGTTCCGGATTTTGTGGTTGGAAGATCTGGCTATGGGTGTGTAAAATTCTTTGGGAAAACTGATGTTAGAGGGTTGGATTTAGATCAAATTGTGAAATTCCATAGGCATCAGGTAATTGTATATGAAGATGAAAGCAATAAGCCCATGGTTGGTCAAGGCCTTAACAAAACTGCCGAGGTAACTTTGAAACTTCAGATTGAAAATTTAGGCTTGGAAAAGCAGGAAGTAGATAGTATTGTTAAGAAATTAAGACAGAGTATGAGGAGTCAAGGGGCACACTTCATTGCATTTGACCCTTCTAATGGTGAATGGAAATTCTTGGTTGACCATTTTAGCAGATTCGGGTTGAGTGAAGATGACGAGGAAGATATTATAATGGATGACGCAACAGGGGCTATACAAGATCCTGGGGTAATGAATGGTGGTGGGAATCCTGAGATTGATGAAGACATGCAACTGGATACTAATGGACCACTGCTTTCTCATTCTCTTCCTGCCCATCTTGGGCTGGACCCTGTTAAGATGAGAGAATTGAGGATGTTGATGTTTCCTGTTGAGGAAGAAGAGGACATTGAGGATTTTAGAGGAACAGGTTCTAATCAGAAGCAGGCCTTtgctaaagaatatataaagtcCTCTTTGCATAACTCTAGCCAGAGGATGCCCAATAGGACTAGCCCACATGTTGTACGGAAAACCCCTGTTGCTTTGCTTGAGTACAACTCTGGTACTTTTGATTCAAGCTCATCTGGAACTGTTCTGATGACACAAGAAAATAAGGGCTTGCCACTGAAGACAACAAAAAGGGAAGGTTTCAAGTTGGACATCAAACAAGAGACACCTGTCACTGGAAGCCATTCTCACAATATAGTTGATGCAGCATTGTTCATGGGTAGGTCATTTCGTGTAGGTTGGGGGCCAAGTGGCATTCTTGTGCACTCTGGTGCACCTGTAGGTAGTAATGATGGCCAAAGAGTATTATCTTCTGTAATCAATGTAGAAAAAGTGGCAATTGATAAGGTAGTTAGAGATGAAAATAGCAAAGTAAAGAAAGAACTTGTTGACTTTGCTTTTGATGCTCCGTTGAATCTTCATAAAGCTCTAAATTATGAAGAAAAAGAAGTGGATGTTGGGTCCTTTCAGCTGAAGCTTCTGAAGGTTGTTTCTAATCGCTTAGAGCTTTCTGGCATTTGTAGGAGCTATATAGACATTATTGAGAGGCAGTTGGAGGTTCCTGGTTTATCTTCTTCTGCTCGCTTGGTTTTGATGCATCAAGTGATGGTGTGGGAATTGATTAAAGTTCTTTTCTCAGAGAGGGAAAATACTGGTCAACTGAAATCTATGGCTGCTGATAATGAGGAAGATATGATGCAAGATATCAAGGAAGGTCCTCCAGAAGTAGACCTGGAAGCACTTCCTCTTATTAGGAGAGCCGAGTTTAGTTGTTGGCTGCAAGAAAGTGTATGTCACCGTGTACAAGAAGAAGTAAGCTCTGTGAACGATTCAGGTTACTTGGAACACTTATTCTTTCTCTTGACTGGGCGACAACTAGATGCAGCTGTGGAGCTGGCAGCTTCTAAAGGAGATGTTAGATTGGCTTGTTTACTAAGCCAGGCTGGTGGATCAACAGTTAATCGTTCTGATGTTTCAAGACAGCTTGATATTTGGAGAATTAATGGTCTGGACTTCAATTTCATCGAGAAGGACAGGATTCGGCTTTATGAGTTGCTTGCTGGCAATATTCATGGTGCTTTGCATGGTATTAAGATTGACTGGAAGAGATTCCTAGGATTGTTAATGTGGTATCACCTACCGTCAGATACTGCTTTGCCTGTTGTGTTTCGAACTTATCAGCACCTTCTTGATGATGGAAAAGCTCCGTTTCCTGTTCCAATTTATATTGATGAAGGACCAGTTGAAGAGAATGCAAATTTGAGCAGAGTGGAAAGATTTGATCTTTCATACTATCTTATGCTTCTGCATGCCAGTGAAGAGAGTCAACTATGTTCTCTGAAGGCAATGTTTAGCACCTTCTCTTCAACACATGATCCCCTTGACTACCATATGATCTGGCATCAGCGGGCAATCTTGGAAGCTGTTGGTGCTTTCCATTCTAATGATCTTCAAGCACTTGACATGGGACTTGTATCCCAGTTACTATGTCAGGAGCAGTGTCACTGGGCTATCTATGTAGCCCTTCAAATGCCCTACCGTGATGATTATCCTTACCTTCAAGCTACTCTTATTAGGGAAATTCTGTTCCAATATTGTGAATCTTGGAGTTCACAAGAATCACAGCGCCGATTTATTGAGGACTTGGGTATTCCTTTGCAGTGGTTGCATGAAGCTATG GCAGTTTATTACAATTACCATGGGGATTTGCCAAGGGCTCTTGAGCACTTTCTGGAATGTGAAAATTGGCAAAAGGCTCATTCTATTTTCATGACTTCAGTTGCTCATGCATTGTTCTTGTCTG CCAAGGACTCAGAGGTATGGAGGATTGCCACGTCCATGGAGAACCACAAGTctgaaattgaaaattgggattTGGGAGCTGGAATATATATTTCATTCTATGTGCTAAGAAGTTCATTCCAGGAGGATAACAATACTATGGCTGAACTT GGTTCCCTCAACAGCAAAAATGCAGCTTGTAGAGACTTTCTTGGCTGTTTGAATGAGTCCTCAGCAGTTTGGGGTGGCAGGTTACATGTTGATGCTAG GGTGGCATATTCAAAGATGGCGGATGAGATATGCAATTTGTTGCTGTCAGATACAAGCGGAAGTCGGACGCATGATGAGCAGTTAAGCTGCTATGATACGGTGTTCAGTGCTCCCATTCCGGAAGACCTTCATTCGAGTCATTTACAGGATGCAGTTGCAGTTTTCACTTTCCAGCTTTCAGAAGTGTTGAGCTAA